Proteins encoded within one genomic window of Clostridia bacterium:
- a CDS encoding PDZ domain-containing protein produces the protein MKKRFGILTMIVVIILAAATTMAITAGYMRAKYDKVSENLQAQERAFAKMAEINKLIRERYVGDIDETALNNGMASGVIGGLDDAYAKYYSVEDYARYKKEQQGQVVGIGVSVVEDESGYMRVIRVVKGSPAAEEGVKVGDVIVAVSGEDTDEMGFVNACAALAGTEGTNAEFTVQRPKMTRKINFTVRRDVISVPSIEYEIIAGDVGYIKIYTFDATTLDDFNDAIDTLCERGVGAFVFDVRRNSTGDIDVAAKVLDTLLPEGTIMRRAYADSEEPEEVPSDAASVDMPMAVIMDGNTALAAELFACALSDYNKATTVGETTFGKGTIQQIFPLSDRSAIAISVAYFYPPLSSNFEGVGVEPHVRVALSAEQQAKFYDMEKQNDPQIIAAVETLGRSFATDN, from the coding sequence ATGAAAAAGAGATTCGGAATACTGACGATGATCGTCGTCATTATTCTCGCGGCCGCCACGACGATGGCGATAACCGCGGGATATATGCGCGCGAAATACGACAAGGTCAGCGAAAATCTGCAGGCCCAGGAGAGAGCGTTCGCGAAGATGGCGGAGATAAACAAGCTCATCCGCGAACGCTACGTCGGTGACATCGACGAAACCGCGCTGAATAACGGAATGGCGTCCGGCGTGATAGGCGGACTTGACGACGCCTACGCGAAGTATTACTCCGTCGAGGATTACGCCCGCTATAAGAAGGAACAGCAGGGTCAGGTCGTCGGAATCGGCGTCAGCGTCGTCGAGGACGAGAGCGGCTATATGCGCGTCATCCGCGTCGTCAAGGGCTCTCCCGCCGCCGAGGAGGGAGTGAAGGTCGGCGACGTGATCGTTGCCGTATCGGGCGAGGACACCGATGAAATGGGCTTCGTAAACGCCTGCGCCGCGCTCGCGGGCACTGAGGGCACGAACGCGGAATTTACCGTTCAGCGCCCGAAAATGACCAGAAAGATAAACTTCACCGTCAGACGCGACGTGATCTCCGTTCCGTCGATCGAATACGAGATAATCGCCGGCGACGTCGGCTACATAAAGATATACACATTTGACGCCACGACGCTTGACGATTTCAACGATGCGATCGATACGCTCTGCGAACGCGGAGTCGGCGCGTTCGTCTTCGACGTGCGCCGCAACTCCACCGGCGATATCGATGTCGCCGCGAAGGTGCTCGACACGCTGCTTCCCGAAGGGACGATAATGCGCAGGGCTTACGCGGATTCCGAGGAGCCGGAGGAAGTGCCCAGCGACGCCGCGTCCGTGGATATGCCGATGGCGGTCATAATGGACGGGAACACGGCGCTCGCCGCGGAGCTTTTCGCCTGCGCGCTTTCCGACTACAATAAGGCGACGACCGTCGGTGAAACCACGTTCGGCAAGGGTACGATCCAGCAGATATTCCCGCTCAGCGACCGCTCCGCAATCGCGATTTCCGTCGCATATTTCTATCCGCCGCTGAGCAGCAATTTCGAAGGCGTCGGCGTGGAACCCCACGTCAGAGTGGCGCTTTCCGCCGAACAGCAGGCGAAGTTCTACGATATGGAAAAGCAGAACGACCCGCAGATTATCGCGGCCGTCGAAACCCTCGGCAGAAGCTTTGCGACCGACAATTAA
- a CDS encoding TrpR-related protein YerC/YecD — translation MTEKKVSKSDIEKLYEVLVRVASVDECRELLDDLCTVKEVEQMAQRIKAAQLLIEGKTYSQVMEQTEISSATLSRVSRCVQYGSGYSRFLKKE, via the coding sequence ATGACGGAGAAGAAAGTCAGCAAATCGGATATAGAGAAGCTATACGAGGTGCTCGTCAGAGTGGCCTCTGTCGACGAATGCCGCGAACTGCTCGACGACCTCTGCACCGTCAAGGAGGTCGAGCAGATGGCGCAGCGCATCAAGGCGGCGCAGCTGCTCATAGAAGGCAAGACCTATTCGCAGGTGATGGAGCAGACGGAAATCTCGTCCGCGACGCTCAGCCGCGTTTCGCGCTGCGTGCAGTACGGCAGCGGGTATTCGCGCTTTTTGAAAAAGGAATAA
- a CDS encoding manganese efflux pump, whose product MFFINAALLGVGLAMDAFSVSVANGLREPDMRKRKALISSAVFGGFQTAMPLLGWVFAHTLFEAFESFRRFIPLIALALLLVIGGKMIWEGLRGETEKAAGAGTLLVQGIATSIDALSVGLTIAEISFGWALVEALIIGAITFGICVAGVYLGRKAGAVISDKAAVIGGVILILIGSEIFLKGIL is encoded by the coding sequence ATGTTTTTCATAAACGCGGCGCTGCTCGGGGTCGGGCTTGCGATGGACGCGTTCTCGGTTTCGGTCGCCAACGGACTGCGCGAGCCGGATATGCGCAAACGCAAGGCGCTGATTTCGTCGGCGGTATTCGGCGGCTTTCAGACCGCGATGCCGCTGCTCGGATGGGTCTTCGCGCATACGCTTTTCGAAGCGTTCGAGTCGTTCCGCAGGTTTATACCGTTGATCGCCCTCGCCCTGCTTCTCGTCATCGGCGGCAAGATGATATGGGAAGGGCTCCGCGGTGAAACGGAGAAGGCCGCGGGCGCGGGAACGCTGCTCGTTCAGGGGATAGCGACCTCAATCGACGCGCTCTCCGTCGGGCTGACGATCGCGGAGATCAGCTTCGGCTGGGCGCTGGTCGAGGCGCTTATCATCGGCGCGATAACCTTCGGCATCTGCGTCGCGGGCGTTTACCTCGGCAGAAAGGCGGGCGCCGTAATTTCCGACAAAGCGGCCGTCATCGGCGGAGTTATACTGATCCTGATAGGGAGCGAGATATTCTTAAAAGGCATTCTTTAA
- a CDS encoding TraB/GumN family protein, with the protein MKKTARLLALLLSLTLLLCGCNFSISFGPAPESSSSGSSGGFSGSEDEPAGYTPELWRVTADGYAGSFYLFGSIHVGDNEMFPLPDYVENAYAECGALAVECDIVAFEQLPEAEIAKYYTPFVLTDGTTIRDHLDRDIYSAAKKLLKDAGYYNSSMDYYDAAMWCSLVDQVAVENSGLKYENGIDRHFLEDAHKTGKKILEVESVEFQYAMERGFSDDIYNVVMRDCTDDGYLDDYSDGIHELLRCWKNGTVSDELEAESDYSELTDEERALMESYDKVMCDDRNVGMADAAESYMKQGMNVFFVVGAAHMCGDKGVVALLKARGYDVQPVR; encoded by the coding sequence ATGAAAAAAACAGCCAGACTGCTCGCGCTCCTGCTTTCGCTGACGCTTCTGCTCTGCGGCTGCAATTTCAGTATATCCTTCGGGCCGGCTCCCGAAAGCAGCTCTTCCGGCTCGTCCGGCGGCTTCTCCGGAAGCGAAGACGAGCCCGCCGGATACACGCCGGAGCTCTGGCGCGTCACGGCGGACGGCTACGCCGGCTCCTTCTATCTCTTCGGATCGATACACGTCGGCGACAACGAAATGTTCCCGCTGCCCGACTACGTCGAGAACGCCTACGCGGAATGCGGCGCGCTCGCCGTCGAATGCGACATAGTCGCCTTCGAGCAGCTGCCGGAGGCGGAGATCGCGAAGTATTACACCCCCTTCGTGCTGACCGACGGCACGACGATACGCGACCACCTCGACCGCGATATTTACAGCGCTGCGAAGAAGCTGCTGAAGGACGCGGGTTATTACAACTCCTCGATGGACTATTACGACGCCGCGATGTGGTGTTCGCTCGTCGATCAGGTCGCCGTCGAGAACAGCGGCCTTAAGTATGAGAACGGCATAGACCGCCACTTCCTCGAGGACGCGCACAAGACCGGCAAGAAGATACTCGAGGTCGAGTCGGTGGAGTTTCAGTACGCGATGGAGCGCGGCTTCTCCGACGATATATACAACGTCGTGATGCGCGACTGCACCGACGACGGCTACCTCGACGACTACTCCGACGGCATTCACGAACTGCTCCGCTGCTGGAAAAACGGAACCGTTTCCGATGAGCTGGAGGCCGAATCCGACTACAGCGAACTGACGGACGAGGAACGCGCGCTCATGGAGAGTTACGACAAGGTCATGTGCGACGACCGCAACGTCGGAATGGCGGACGCTGCGGAAAGCTATATGAAACAGGGTATGAACGTATTCTTCGTCGTCGGAGCCGCGCATATGTGCGGCGACAAAGGCGTCGTCGCGCTGCTGAAGGCGCGCGGATACGACGTTCAGCCCGTAAGATAA
- the tagD gene encoding glycerol-3-phosphate cytidylyltransferase, giving the protein MRRILTYGTYDLLHYGHIRLLKRARERGDYLIVALSTDEFNELKGKTCYHSYERRKEMLEAVRYVDLVIPEKTWEQKADDVKTYRVDEVVMGGDWEGDPRFTCLTGLCDVTFLPRTEGISTSKIKADLDLASPEKNVEKLPDEK; this is encoded by the coding sequence ATGAGAAGGATCCTTACCTACGGCACCTACGACCTGCTTCATTACGGGCATATCAGACTGCTCAAGCGCGCGCGTGAACGCGGCGATTACCTTATCGTCGCGCTCAGCACGGACGAATTCAACGAGCTGAAGGGCAAGACTTGCTATCACAGCTACGAGCGCCGCAAGGAGATGCTCGAGGCGGTGCGCTACGTCGACCTCGTCATTCCGGAGAAGACCTGGGAACAGAAGGCGGACGACGTGAAGACCTACCGCGTCGACGAGGTCGTGATGGGCGGCGACTGGGAGGGCGATCCGCGCTTCACGTGTCTTACAGGGCTCTGCGACGTGACCTTCCTGCCGCGCACCGAGGGAATATCCACCTCCAAGATCAAGGCCGATCTCGACCTTGCTTCGCCGGAGAAGAACGTGGAAAAACTCCCCGACGAAAAATAA
- a CDS encoding chromate transporter gives MKELLTMFLTFAKIGATTFGGGYAMLPMFQRELADKRGWITEEEIFDYYAISGCTPGVIAVNVATLTGYKLHGFFGALFCTLGVISPSLVIITLIAALLTGFGGNEIVLHALAGVRVAVCALVSVYIWKMIKKGVKDLITLGVFTAALAIAVFLPVSPVYIVAGAGLLGIILSFILPMKKEDEAE, from the coding sequence ATGAAAGAATTATTGACGATGTTTCTGACCTTTGCGAAAATAGGCGCGACGACCTTTGGCGGCGGATACGCGATGCTTCCGATGTTTCAGCGCGAGCTCGCCGATAAGCGCGGCTGGATAACGGAAGAGGAGATCTTCGACTACTACGCGATCTCCGGCTGCACCCCCGGCGTCATCGCGGTCAACGTCGCTACGCTGACCGGCTACAAGCTGCACGGCTTCTTCGGCGCGCTTTTCTGCACGCTCGGCGTCATATCCCCTTCGCTCGTTATAATTACGCTGATCGCGGCGCTGCTGACCGGCTTCGGCGGCAACGAGATCGTGCTCCACGCGCTCGCGGGAGTCCGCGTCGCCGTATGCGCGCTCGTTTCGGTCTACATCTGGAAGATGATAAAGAAGGGCGTGAAGGATCTCATCACGCTCGGCGTCTTCACCGCCGCGCTCGCGATAGCGGTATTCCTGCCCGTTTCGCCCGTCTACATAGTCGCGGGCGCGGGCCTGCTCGGAATCATACTCTCCTTCATACTCCCGATGAAAAAGGAGGATGAAGCGGAATGA
- a CDS encoding UDP-N-acetylmuramoyl-L-alanine--D-glutamate ligase gives MTDINEIIAKHKGKKVAVLGLGVSNMPLVRLLKTWGAEITILDRRSELPDEFLSDVTLKFSCGDGYLDRLADTGYDIIYRTPGLYPYIPQISAAVKNGAVLSSEMELFFELCPAPITAVTGSDGKTTTTTLIAKLYEAAGYRTFLGGNIGTPLLSSLGEIKPADKVVLELSSFQLITMVRSPETAVITNLSPNHLDVHRSYEEYGNAKKNIFKYQSAYGTVVLNADNDFTAACASEANGRVLTFSRREKPENGVYKDGKGDIYFRENGKETYLFNGSEIMIKGEHNAENFMAAMAAVGCEIASKYAPELARTFAGVEHRNRLIATKNGVRFYDDSIGTSPTRTIATLSAFDERVILILGGYDKKVSFDPLKAPVGEKAKAVFLCGNTAGRIAAALDGCGVPLTRCASFDEAVRAAANAASDGDAVLLSPACASFDEFKNFAERGRRFAAIVDEL, from the coding sequence ATGACAGACATCAACGAAATCATCGCAAAGCACAAGGGCAAAAAAGTGGCGGTGCTCGGCCTCGGCGTCAGCAATATGCCGCTGGTGCGCCTGCTGAAGACCTGGGGCGCGGAGATAACGATACTCGACCGCCGCAGCGAGCTGCCGGACGAATTCCTCTCCGACGTGACGCTGAAATTCAGCTGCGGCGACGGATACCTCGACCGCCTCGCCGATACGGGTTACGATATAATCTACCGCACGCCCGGTCTATACCCCTACATCCCGCAGATAAGCGCCGCCGTCAAGAACGGCGCCGTGCTCTCCAGCGAGATGGAGCTTTTCTTCGAGCTCTGCCCCGCGCCGATAACCGCGGTCACCGGCAGCGACGGCAAAACAACCACCACGACGCTGATAGCGAAGCTCTACGAAGCCGCGGGCTACAGGACCTTCCTCGGCGGAAATATCGGCACGCCCCTGCTCTCCTCGCTCGGCGAGATCAAGCCGGCGGACAAGGTCGTGCTCGAGCTCTCCTCCTTCCAGCTGATAACGATGGTGCGCTCGCCCGAAACAGCGGTCATCACCAACCTTTCGCCCAACCACCTCGACGTCCACCGCAGCTATGAGGAATACGGCAACGCGAAGAAAAACATATTCAAGTATCAGTCCGCCTACGGCACGGTCGTGCTTAACGCGGATAACGACTTCACCGCCGCCTGCGCATCCGAGGCCAACGGCAGAGTGCTGACGTTCAGCCGCCGCGAAAAGCCCGAGAACGGCGTCTATAAGGACGGGAAAGGCGACATTTACTTCCGCGAAAACGGTAAGGAAACCTACCTTTTCAACGGCTCCGAGATCATGATAAAGGGCGAGCACAACGCGGAAAACTTCATGGCGGCGATGGCGGCCGTCGGCTGCGAGATCGCGTCGAAGTACGCGCCGGAGCTCGCGCGCACCTTCGCCGGAGTCGAGCACCGCAACCGCCTGATCGCGACGAAGAACGGAGTCCGCTTCTACGACGACTCCATCGGCACGAGCCCGACCCGCACGATCGCGACGCTCTCCGCCTTCGACGAGCGCGTGATACTCATCCTCGGCGGCTACGACAAAAAGGTCAGCTTCGACCCGCTGAAAGCGCCGGTCGGCGAAAAGGCGAAGGCGGTCTTCCTCTGCGGCAACACGGCCGGCAGGATCGCCGCCGCGCTGGACGGCTGCGGCGTGCCGCTGACGCGCTGCGCCTCCTTCGACGAAGCGGTCAGAGCCGCGGCGAACGCCGCCTCCGACGGCGACGCGGTGCTGCTCTCCCCCGCCTGCGCGTCGTTTGACGAATTCAAGAACTTCGCCGAGCGCGGCAGACGCTTCGCGGCGATAGTTGACGAACTGTAA
- a CDS encoding M28 family peptidase, with protein sequence MLELIKELCNIDGVSGGEAPVREKIISLIDGFCEWSVDPLGNLLCFKKGRQPANKKVMFAAHMDEVGFIVTGIDGDGYLKFGTVGGILDSALHGRVLRKGGLKCVLGGKTWHLVRDDGKKEYIKLDDLYGDVGAKSKEEAEKYVSPGDLFAFDVETVDFGANSLCGKALDDRAGCAIMIDMIKSELEYDAHFAFTVCEEVGLRGAGPAAFSVRPDVAVVLESTTAADVCGSEGSKRVTVQGDGVAVSFADRATVYDRELFALVCETAEKKGIKYQVKSAIAGGNDSGAIHKAAAGVKTTALSIPARYIHTSQSTVNKADVLASRALAEAVLSAVQ encoded by the coding sequence ATGCTCGAACTGATCAAAGAACTCTGCAATATCGACGGCGTTTCCGGCGGCGAAGCGCCCGTGAGGGAAAAGATAATCTCCCTCATCGACGGCTTCTGCGAATGGTCCGTCGATCCGCTCGGCAACCTGCTCTGCTTCAAAAAAGGCAGACAGCCGGCAAATAAAAAAGTCATGTTCGCCGCGCACATGGACGAGGTCGGCTTCATCGTAACCGGTATAGACGGCGACGGATATCTGAAGTTCGGCACGGTCGGCGGCATACTCGACAGCGCGCTCCACGGCCGCGTGCTCCGCAAGGGCGGGCTGAAATGCGTCCTCGGCGGCAAGACCTGGCACCTCGTCAGGGACGACGGCAAAAAAGAGTATATAAAGCTCGACGATCTCTACGGCGACGTCGGCGCGAAGTCGAAGGAAGAAGCCGAAAAGTACGTTTCGCCCGGCGATCTCTTCGCCTTTGACGTCGAAACCGTCGACTTCGGCGCAAACTCCCTCTGCGGCAAGGCGCTCGACGACCGCGCCGGCTGCGCGATCATGATAGATATGATAAAAAGCGAACTTGAATACGACGCGCACTTCGCCTTCACCGTCTGCGAGGAAGTCGGGCTGCGCGGCGCGGGTCCCGCGGCGTTCAGCGTACGCCCGGATGTCGCCGTCGTGCTTGAAAGCACCACCGCCGCGGACGTCTGCGGCTCCGAAGGCAGCAAGCGCGTGACCGTTCAGGGCGACGGAGTCGCCGTTTCCTTCGCCGACCGCGCGACCGTTTACGACCGCGAGCTTTTCGCTCTCGTATGCGAGACCGCGGAAAAGAAGGGTATCAAGTATCAGGTCAAGTCCGCGATCGCGGGCGGCAACGACTCCGGCGCGATACACAAAGCCGCCGCCGGCGTGAAGACGACCGCGCTCTCCATCCCCGCAAGGTATATACACACGTCCCAGAGCACCGTCAACAAGGCGGACGTCCTCGCCTCCCGCGCGCTCGCGGAGGCCGTGCTTTCCGCCGTGCAATAA
- a CDS encoding chromate transporter, protein MTFLMLFWEFFKTGLFAVGGGLATLPFLRDIATRFDWFTLDQLSDMIAVSEATPGPIGVNMATYAGYNAAYILGALTATLALVLPSFIIVCIVARFLQKYKQSRLVHGLFYALRPATAAIVTAAVAGIFISAIFNVSAGAGAPLTQMISLPALGLFAVTLAGVVAAGKKVHPLVFIAAGAAAGILLKL, encoded by the coding sequence ATGACCTTTCTGATGCTTTTCTGGGAGTTCTTCAAAACGGGGCTTTTCGCCGTCGGCGGAGGGCTCGCGACGCTCCCCTTCCTGCGCGATATTGCGACGCGCTTTGACTGGTTCACGCTCGATCAGCTCTCGGATATGATCGCCGTTTCGGAGGCAACGCCCGGACCGATAGGCGTGAATATGGCGACCTACGCCGGCTACAACGCCGCGTATATACTCGGCGCGCTGACCGCGACGCTCGCGCTCGTGCTGCCGTCCTTCATCATCGTCTGCATCGTTGCGCGGTTTCTGCAAAAATACAAACAAAGCCGCCTCGTGCACGGTCTGTTTTACGCGCTGCGTCCGGCTACCGCCGCGATAGTTACCGCCGCGGTCGCGGGCATCTTCATCAGCGCGATATTCAACGTTTCCGCAGGCGCGGGAGCGCCGCTGACGCAGATGATCTCGCTGCCCGCGCTCGGACTTTTCGCCGTCACGCTCGCGGGAGTCGTCGCGGCGGGCAAAAAGGTGCATCCGCTTGTATTCATCGCCGCCGGCGCCGCCGCGGGGATACTGCTCAAACTATAA
- a CDS encoding M20/M25/M40 family metallo-hydrolase, with amino-acid sequence MNYLKILSALEAPSGAEHGVAPALAELLKPYTSDVRVTALGSVVGVIPCGEPDAKKLMLDAHLDSVAAFVTELVEGGFVRVGVLGMDRRVMLNAEFTILGKGGSVRAVPCVLPPHLQKESGKVPEDSEMAFDTGLPLDELKKKVAVGDPVVFTPKYAELFGGRTVCTSGDNRASCAVVLRALELIAGKKAKFDIIASFASQEEAGGSGAFTSAFEFAPDEAVILDVSFAQTPDTPYPKAGKLGGGVMIGVSPRLSRELTDKLKAAAERIGEAYQTEVMPRDTGTDADDISISGRGVACAMLSTPLRYMHTPAEVTDAADIESAAKILAEYAING; translated from the coding sequence ATGAACTACCTGAAGATACTCTCCGCGCTTGAAGCGCCCTCCGGCGCCGAACACGGCGTCGCGCCCGCGCTCGCGGAGCTGCTGAAGCCCTACACCTCCGACGTGCGCGTGACCGCGCTCGGCTCGGTCGTCGGCGTCATCCCCTGCGGCGAGCCGGACGCGAAAAAGCTGATGCTCGACGCGCACCTCGACTCCGTCGCCGCGTTCGTCACCGAGCTTGTCGAAGGCGGCTTCGTCCGCGTCGGCGTGCTCGGTATGGACCGCCGCGTTATGCTGAACGCGGAGTTCACCATCCTCGGCAAGGGCGGCAGCGTCCGCGCCGTCCCCTGCGTGCTCCCGCCGCATCTGCAGAAGGAAAGCGGCAAGGTGCCGGAGGATTCCGAGATGGCGTTCGACACCGGTCTGCCGCTCGACGAGCTGAAAAAGAAGGTCGCCGTCGGCGACCCCGTAGTATTCACCCCGAAATACGCCGAGCTGTTCGGCGGAAGAACCGTATGCACCTCCGGCGACAACCGCGCCTCCTGCGCCGTCGTGCTCCGCGCGCTCGAGCTTATCGCCGGAAAGAAGGCGAAGTTTGATATCATCGCCTCCTTCGCCTCTCAGGAAGAGGCGGGCGGCAGCGGCGCGTTCACCTCCGCCTTCGAGTTCGCGCCGGACGAGGCGGTCATCCTCGACGTATCCTTCGCGCAGACGCCGGACACGCCCTACCCCAAAGCCGGCAAGCTCGGCGGCGGCGTTATGATAGGCGTTTCTCCGCGGCTTTCGCGCGAACTGACGGACAAGCTGAAGGCGGCCGCCGAACGCATCGGCGAGGCGTATCAGACCGAGGTCATGCCGCGCGACACCGGCACCGACGCCGACGACATATCGATCTCCGGCAGAGGCGTCGCCTGCGCGATGCTCTCGACTCCGCTTCGCTATATGCACACCCCCGCCGAGGTCACCGACGCGGCGGACATCGAATCCGCGGCGAAGATCCTCGCGGAATACGCAATCAACGGTTAG
- a CDS encoding peptidoglycan DD-metalloendopeptidase family protein: MRRTVSIITAIVMVLTTALLCSGVIGAPAGADSLQDQINAKQSKVNDLEEKIAKLEKEGKELLSQIQLIVEQTEEIEEQIDLTNDRIRELGKAIDEQSENIAGAEEDIAVRTAQMEERIRAIYMGGSDSYINMLFESKDFGSFLDTLDTLEILVAADRDMVDEFKTAKSDYESVKASLEKDKKEMSDLKADLVSQRKKLENNEAKLKTLRDQNKKAIASAEKEMAKQYEEIKELIRQQSQGEYVGGDFIWPVPGFNKKSNISCYFGKAGSLWGSGKHTGMDIAGRNSAGEGIEGKPIVACNAGTVIEVKYTSGGYGQRVVISHGGGISTLYAHMKKDSPTVSKGDVVAKGQVIGYVGRTGNVTGPHLHIEFIVDGKQVDPLGYISYIK; the protein is encoded by the coding sequence ATGAGAAGAACAGTTTCGATAATAACCGCGATTGTTATGGTTCTGACGACGGCGCTTTTATGCTCCGGCGTTATCGGCGCGCCCGCGGGAGCGGATTCGCTGCAGGACCAGATAAACGCGAAGCAGAGCAAGGTCAACGACCTTGAGGAAAAGATCGCCAAGCTCGAAAAAGAGGGCAAGGAGCTGCTTTCGCAGATTCAGCTCATCGTCGAGCAGACGGAGGAGATCGAGGAGCAGATCGACCTGACCAACGACCGTATCAGGGAGCTCGGCAAAGCGATCGACGAGCAGAGCGAAAACATCGCCGGCGCGGAGGAGGATATCGCCGTCCGCACGGCGCAGATGGAGGAGCGCATCCGCGCGATATATATGGGCGGCAGCGATTCCTATATCAATATGCTCTTTGAGAGCAAAGACTTCGGCTCCTTCCTCGATACGCTCGATACGCTTGAGATCCTCGTCGCCGCGGACAGAGATATGGTGGACGAGTTCAAGACCGCCAAGAGCGATTACGAGAGCGTCAAGGCGAGTCTTGAGAAGGATAAAAAAGAGATGAGCGACCTGAAGGCCGACCTCGTTTCTCAACGCAAGAAGCTCGAGAATAACGAGGCGAAGCTCAAGACCCTCCGCGATCAGAACAAGAAAGCGATCGCCTCCGCCGAAAAGGAGATGGCGAAGCAGTACGAGGAGATCAAAGAGCTGATAAGACAGCAGTCGCAGGGCGAATACGTCGGCGGCGACTTCATATGGCCGGTACCCGGCTTCAACAAAAAGAGCAATATCAGCTGCTACTTCGGCAAGGCCGGCAGTCTTTGGGGCAGCGGCAAGCATACCGGCATGGACATCGCCGGCAGGAACTCCGCGGGCGAAGGCATTGAAGGCAAGCCGATAGTCGCCTGCAACGCCGGAACGGTCATCGAGGTCAAATACACCTCCGGCGGCTACGGCCAGCGCGTCGTCATTTCACACGGCGGCGGCATCTCCACGCTTTACGCGCATATGAAAAAGGACAGCCCGACCGTCAGCAAGGGCGACGTAGTCGCAAAGGGACAGGTCATCGGCTACGTCGGCAGGACGGGTAACGTCACCGGCCCGCATCTTCACATCGAATTCATAGTGGACGGCAAGCAGGTCGATCCGCTGGGTTACATCTCGTATATCAAGTAG